In the Primulina tabacum isolate GXHZ01 chromosome 15, ASM2559414v2, whole genome shotgun sequence genome, CACCAACCGATGAGTTGGACGAGGTTTCTGTGTCTTAATTGACTAATGATCTTCACTTCTGATGCATACTCTTTTAGCCCTTGTTGTGATCCCCTTGATACCCTTTTTACAGCAACATATGAATTGGTTTCTTTCAAGAAACCTCTGTAAACTCCACCAAATCCTCCTTCTCCGAGCTTCAATTCCTCTGCAAAATTATGAGTTCCACGGGCCAATTCAGCATACAAAAACTTCTTTGCCCCGGTGCCTCTTTGAAATTCGTTATCCATCGATGGGTCTATAGAGTATGCATGTGTATCTCTTGATTCCTTCTCAtactttttcttcttcaagaaacAGCCAAAAAATCCCAAAGCAAGAATTAGAATCGGCAATCCAACGCCTAATCCGATAGCTAATCCCAGGACTCCCCGCTTCCTCTTTTGCTTTCCATCTCCAATATTGTTGATCATGGCCGGATCGGGTATTGGGCTCGGGGCTGGCACATTAGGAGTAATATCAAGTGttaaacttgaataaaaatCCCAAGACTTAACAGTATTTCTCTGAAACCATGATCCTGTTGCACCAGAAAAGCCAAACAGAACTTTTTCAGGCATGTAATCTCTAAGATCAATCACGCGGCTGAGGTTACCGTGTGTGACTGTGTTgctaaaaaaatttgtaaaattaACACTGAGAGTCTTCGAACTGCCATTGTAGCTAATCCAAGCTTCATTTTCCCTCCCCTGAGTAATATTATTCTGCCAATCAACGGTTGCAATAGAAACCATGGAATTTATATTAATCCCGACATGTGGGATAGATGGATCGAAATAATTCCGAAAAGTATCAAACTCGACAGCAAAAAATGTCTCGGAAGATGAATTTGCATAATCATTATCTGTATTAAGGCCAATGCTTCGACCACGAGCGTTAGAATTTATGGATGAATAGACCGGAGCAAAGAAGAAGGTGATTCCATCCGCAAAATTGCTTCTCCCACTGGAATCTATCACGAACGAGAAATGGGTCGAGAAATCACACAAATTCCCGGAAGTCTTGTCCCACAGATGCAGCGGCTCAATATAGGTGGCACGGCCCACTGTCTCAACCTGTGAAACACTGAGTTCATTAGGGGTCAGCTGAATCCCTTGGGGTGAGATGTAAGCATCTCCTGTGGCGTTGATGAAGCGATTGTTCTCGTTAGACCCGAAGCTGGCGAAGTTGAATGATAACGAAACCGAAAGAGTTGCAGGGATATtggagaagaagaggaagaagatGAACAAGATTTCAATGGTTGCtggtttcattttcttttgtgGGAATCTAAGCTTCACCAATGGCGGAAATGGGCATTGTTGCTGATATATACTTTGCTTTTggtttcacacacacacacacacacacatatatatatatatatatgtatgtatttatatatatgtgtgtgttgaCGAATTCAAGCTGTAATTCATTGAAAGGCTCCCTTCTCTGGACGTCTCAACCAAGTTTAAAATACGAACTCATGGATACTATTTTATAACACGGATCTCTTATTTCGGTCATCctgtgaaaaaatattactttttatgctaagaatattattttttattgtgaatatccgtatggttgacctgtctcacagataaagattcgtgagaccgtctcataagagacctacttcTCAACGAAAGACGATGtttttttctttaatctttaaacttatttaaaacaacatactattatttaattattaaagatGTCACTTTTTTGATAAAATATAGTTTTATCATGAATAAAGTCTTCTAAAGATGTCCACATTGGTGTATGTGAATCTTTTTATTACAATTATTaagtaaaaagtaaaaatataattttttttatggataatttaaatataatatctttctcagtaaaagatttatttttcatttagttGATCCGCTTCATAGACTTATCGGACATACCTAATTTTTAGCACAAATTTTGCATCAAATGCTcgtgcaattaaaataaacaacgcacatttaaaaaaattcacaatacaaaaacattttttttcctaTAATTCGATTATACAGAGAAAATATAGATAGAATGTTACTAATAGCTTTTTACATAACAATATCCTTTTATGACAAAATTCCCCATTTTGCTCGGTTCCTAGATCTTGCTCCGCAGaatctagtttttttttttccggcaCCGTGAAGTTTCCACGCCCATTCCACCAATACAAGTTGatcattttcttgaaatctaACATCAACGGCTTTTCTCCCAAAAGTATTCAGGTCCATGTATTCTTTCTTCCCTCCCACGAGCTATGGGACACGGTACCACAAACAGCTAGATTTGAGCAGTTCTGATATTTTGATCATATCTCTCAACTCCATTATTGTAATATAACGATTCAACATGTGTTACAAAGAAAAGACAATTATATACAAATCATATGCCAAAGTTGAAGTCTGAATCTAAGACTAAGAAGCTGATAATCCGCGATGCAATTGCTGGTTTTGTAACATAGTTACAGTTACCAGCTAGACATGATCAGTTCTAATATTTGGAGCATATCTTTCTCATATAAACTCGGAATTAAGTATTGTTAATTATATGGAAATATAATAGTAATGATTACAATTTTAATGTTTATAACTTTTCTAAAAAATCGACGAATCAAGATTTATAACCAAGAGAAGAAACCAGCTAGACTTTGATCAAAATTCAGCCACTCAAAATCTGCCCGGGCCACTACGGAAGTTTAGCCTTCAAAATCCGACCGGACCACTCTTGAAGTCCAGCTGCCATATTGATATTAAAAAATGGCCAGTAAGACAAAAATGATCATTTCAATGTCAGAAACAGTACATAACCTTTTCAacagtcatattcttgtgtctaatgtCTATATCATTTTTGGATGTCACAAATACAACACTTTGAAGATCGAACAAAAATCTTTTGTAGAAGATTCAGATCATGAACAACTTATACAAGAAAAATAAGTTAGAATGAGAGCAAGCCAGAGAAGGAGAGTCTTAATAGATATATTAGCCTAGTGAGATTTATCCGAAGTGTGTGATGATATATTTGAtagataaatattttgtaaatgaTTAAATTATCACACACACGAGTCACTCACACATATGCATGATAGTTGAGTTTCAAAATTCAGATTAGGTTATGTTTGTTTGGATGTTATCTATGCCAACTGGATGCCACAATGTCCAATTGGAAGTCATAGATACATCAAACGACTAAACCTTTTCTGGTATTTTGTTCATATTTCACAAACCatttatccaaatgacaaatgGGAAAAATGGTTGGAAAGAAAATTTAATTCTATATA is a window encoding:
- the LOC142527316 gene encoding L-type lectin-domain containing receptor kinase IX.1-like, translating into MKPATIEILFIFFLFFSNIPATLSVSLSFNFASFGSNENNRFINATGDAYISPQGIQLTPNELSVSQVETVGRATYIEPLHLWDKTSGNLCDFSTHFSFVIDSSGRSNFADGITFFFAPVYSSINSNARGRSIGLNTDNDYANSSSETFFAVEFDTFRNYFDPSIPHVGININSMVSIATVDWQNNITQGRENEAWISYNGSSKTLSVNFTNFFSNTVTHGNLSRVIDLRDYMPEKVLFGFSGATGSWFQRNTVKSWDFYSSLTLDITPNVPAPSPIPDPAMINNIGDGKQKRKRGVLGLAIGLGVGLPILILALGFFGCFLKKKKYEKESRDTHAYSIDPSMDNEFQRGTGAKKFLYAELARGTHNFAEELKLGEGGFGGVYRGFLKETNSYVAVKRVSRGSQQGLKEYASEVKIISQLRHRNLVQLIGWCHEKGELLLVYEFLPNGSLDSHLFKHNSVLTWEVRYKIAQGLASALLYLHEEWDQCVVHRDIKSSNIMLDSNFNAKLGDFGLARLVDHDKGSQTTMVAGTRGYMAPEYVISGRASKESDVYSFGVVLLEITCGRKAIDARFQENNIVVLVEWVWKLYGAGKILDAVDQDLGIEQNGEEMERLLDVGLWCVHPDNRHRPTIRQAMNVLNFEAQLPVLPAMMPVPIYCNPSMNMVTNSGVNYSISGSDSLNYSPYSNSSNFTTSSSAGFDHPSTALLKTA